The Acidobacteriota bacterium genome segment CAAGAAGATCAGGAAGACGCCGAAGAATTGCACCGCCGAAACGAAGATCACCATCCCGGGGTGGGTCCACTGGGCGTCGCGGCCGTAACCGGTGGTGGTGATGGTCTCCGACGCCCATTCGAGGCTCCGCCAAAAAGACCGAGGCTCCCCCTCCAACTCCTTCATCCCCCACTGGTAGAGGAAGGTGGCGAGCAACAACGAAGCGAACAACCCGACGACCAGGAGCAAGAGGCGTTGCCATGGTTTTCCCATGGCCCGATTCTACCGGCCCGGCCCTCCCGGAAACCCACCCTTTCGGGGAGCTTGGCCTTGGTAGACTGAGTTCATGGATGCTCAGAGCATGGAAGTGCGGCTCGACAAATGGCTACAGGTGGCGCGGGTGTTCAAGACCCGCAGCCAGGCCACCAAAGCCTGCAACCTCAGCCGGGTGCGGGTCAACGGCGATATCGCCAAAGCCCACCGCCGCCTGTCCCTGGAGGACCGCATCGAGGTCCAGAAAGGGGATTGGCAGCAGATTCTGGTGGTCCGCGAGCTGCGCGACAAACCTCTGCCCAAGAAGGAAGCTCCCCGGCTCTACGAAGATCTGAGTCCGCCCAAACCGAAGCGGGACCCTCTGCAGCGCCTGCTGCGGGGAGTCCCGGTGCACCGGGAGCGCGGCGCCGGCCGGCCGACCAAAAAGCAGCGGCGGGAGATGGAGCGCTGGAAGAATCAGGATCCGAGCTGAGTCCCCCGTCCCTCCGACTCCCTCAGGCTGAAAAATCTGGACACGTCGCAAGAGGTCCCTCCCGGCGACAGCAGTCCAAGAAGTAGCGCGAAAGACTCGTGGATTACCGCTCGGGCGACTTTCGCCACTTCAGCCCGCGACCGACCTTCCTCCCGAAGAATGTCTAGATATTTAGACAGGAAATTGACGCCAGATGGACAGTTTGCGTAGACTTTTCCTGTGAGCACAACAGAGGAACCGATTCTTCATCCCATCGGGATCGTCAGCCGACGCACCGGGCTCAAGCCGGATCTCATCCGGGCTTGGGAACGACGCTATGAAGCGATTCAGCCCCAGCGCACCGAGGGCCGCCATCGCCTCTATGCCGAAGAGGACATCGAACGGCTCAAGATCCTCGGACGACTGACCGAGGCGGGTCATAGCATCGGGCGCATCGCCCACCTCGA includes the following:
- a CDS encoding TrkA family potassium uptake protein, with the protein product MGKPWQRLLLLVVGLFASLLLATFLYQWGMKELEGEPRSFWRSLEWASETITTTGYGRDAQWTHPGMVIFVSAVQFFGVFLIFL
- a CDS encoding S4 domain-containing protein; protein product: MDAQSMEVRLDKWLQVARVFKTRSQATKACNLSRVRVNGDIAKAHRRLSLEDRIEVQKGDWQQILVVRELRDKPLPKKEAPRLYEDLSPPKPKRDPLQRLLRGVPVHRERGAGRPTKKQRREMERWKNQDPS